The following are encoded in a window of Heteronotia binoei isolate CCM8104 ecotype False Entrance Well chromosome 9, APGP_CSIRO_Hbin_v1, whole genome shotgun sequence genomic DNA:
- the PDCL2 gene encoding phosducin-like protein 2: MQDPNEDTEWNDILRDFGILPPKEEVKDETEEMVLRLQKEAEVKPYERMNLEQLKEAEDVFDDEDMKAVEMYRKRRLKELKALQKTHRYGELREISGEQYVKEVTNAPKDVWVVIHLYKSSIPMCSLVSRHLSQLAQKFPETKFVKAAANSCIENYHDSCLPTLFVYENGQIKGKFLGVMECGGTNLTVEELEWKLAEVGALKTDLEENPKKNVVDMMTSSVRNAFIRD, translated from the exons GATCCAAATGAAGATACAGAATGGAATGATATCTTGAGAGACTTCGGGATTCTGCCACCAAAAGAAGAGGTCAAGGATGAAACTGAAGAAATGGTGTTACGCTTACAGAAAGAAGCAGAAG TGAAGCCTTATGAAAGGATGAATCTGGAACAACTCAAAGAAGCTGAAGATGTCTTTGATGATGAGGACATGAAAgctgttgaaatgtacag GAAACGACGCTTAAAAGAACTGAAAGCTTTACAGAAGACGCACAGATATGGAGAACTCAGAGAAATTTCTGGTGAACAGTATGTCAAAGAAGTGACCAATGCCCCCAAAGATGTGTGGGTTGTCATCCACCTGTACAAATCAAG CATTCCCATGTGTTCACTAGTTAGCAGACATCTCAGCCAACTGGCCCAAAAGTTTCCTGAAACCAAGTTTGTGAAAGCCGCGGCCAACAGCTGCATTGAAAATTACCACGACAGTTGCTTGCCTACCCTGTTTGTATATGAAAATGGACAGATCAAAGGCAAGTTCTTGGGAGTTATGGAATGCGGAGGAACAAACCTGACAGTGGAAG AACTTGAATGGAAGTTGGCAGAAGTTGGGGCTCTCAAAACAGATTTGGAAGAAAACCCCAAGAAGAACGTTGTGGATATGATGACATCGTCAGTTAGAAATGCTTTCATACGTGACTAA